A genomic window from Betta splendens chromosome 17, fBetSpl5.4, whole genome shotgun sequence includes:
- the LOC114844709 gene encoding histone H1-like produces the protein KWQKIQTKGTGASGSFKINEKTNTKPKKTAAKKPAPKAKKPAAKKPAAAKKPKAAAAKKPAAAKKSPKKAKKPAAVKKAAKSPKKMAKSPRKAAKSPKKVVKKAAAAKKAPAKKAAKPKAKKTAAKK, from the coding sequence AAATGGCAGAAGATCCAGACCAAGGGAACCGGCGCGTCCGGCTCCTTCAAGATCAACGAGAAGACCAACACCAAGCCCAAGAAGACAGCGGCCAAGAAGCCTGCTCCCAAAGCCAAGAAGCCCGCAGCCAAGAAACCCGCAGCCGCTAAGAAGCccaaagcagcggcagcaaagAAGCCGGCGGCCGCTAAGAAGTCCCCGAAGAAGGCGAAGAAGCCAGCAGCGGTCAAGAAGGCGGCCAAGAGCCCGAAGAAGATGGCAAAGAGCCCCAGGAAGGCAGCAAAAAGCCCCAAGAAGGTGGTGAAGAAGGCCGCTGCTGCCAAGAAGGCTCCGGCCAAGAAGGCAGCGAAGCCCAAAGCCAAGAAAACCGCGGCCAAGAAGTAA
- the LOC114844414 gene encoding histone H2B 1/2-like, whose translation MPDPAKTAPKKGSKKAVTKTAAKGGKKKRKTRKESYAIYVYKVLKQVHPDTGISSKAMSIMNSFVSDIFERIAGEASRLAHYNKRSTITSREIQTAVRLLLPGELAKHAVSEGTKAVTKYTSSK comes from the coding sequence ATGCCTGATCCAGCCAAGACTGCCCCCAAGAAGGGCTCCAAGAAAGCTGTAACCAAGACCGCCGCTAAGGGcggcaagaagaagaggaagacgcGCAAGGAGAGCTACGCCATCTACGTGTACAAGGTCCTGAAGCAGGTCCACCCTGACACCGGCATTTCCTCCAAGGCAATGAGCATCATGAACTCGTTCGTCAGCGACATCTTCGAGCGCATCGCCGGCGAAGCCTCCCGCCTGGCGCACTACAACAAGCgttccaccatcacctccagggAGATTCAGACcgccgtcaggctgctgcttcccGGGGAGCTGGCCAAGCACGCGGTCTCTGAGGGCACTAAGGCGGTGACCAAGTACACCAGCTCCAAGTAG
- the LOC129603345 gene encoding uncharacterized protein LOC129603345 isoform X1: MDVSQMIIAFLVLKMNLQPISMKVLPNPNGCPSCPEGYFLKENCTITPDMKVGIRCAMCTNCSALDQETLTACSKTVDSVCGPKTKSLPPNMTLTGAENNATDFAPDQWIVPCIIVASLVLIILLSLFLILLPCWVPHQNKSEGNKVAL, translated from the exons ATGGACGTATCACAG ATGATCATTGCATTTCTGGTGCTGAAGATGAACCTTCAACCTATCAGCATGAAAGTTCTGCCAAACCCCAATGGATGTCCATCATGTCCTGAAG GTTACTTCCTGAAGGAAAACTGCACCATAACCCCTGACATGAAGGTGGGAATCCGCTGTGCTATGTGCACAAACTGCTCAG CACTGGATCAGGAAACTCTGACAGCGTGTTCTAAGACTGTAGACTCTGTGTGTGGACCCAAGACAAAAAGCCTCCCACCAAACATGACCCTGACCGGAGCAGAAAATAACGCAACAG ACTTTGCTCCTGACCAGTGGATTGTCCCTTGTATAAT agTTGCTTCTCTGGTCTTAATCATCCTGCTCAGTTTGTTTCTCATCCTGTTGCCTTGCTGGGTTCCACATCAGAACAAATCAGAAGGTAATAAGGTTGCATTATAG
- the LOC114844398 gene encoding uncharacterized protein LOC114844398 isoform X4, with the protein MGPATPMRQRMRQVRRAKRRADACIGLRESRDRYSYRIGHVTCISGAPNCVYKEAHTSTGFIYQKQFLNIYQRLTNSSGIMEPPPAKRKVSAVWDHFDLLSENKTIKQMVAKKYEEEKERVKMEVQQAVATTFGKTSTLKWAGRLQVPQLMPSRRFSGTWQRAILLGHRIH; encoded by the exons ATGGGTCCCGCAACACCGATGCGCCAGCGCATGCGTCAAGTTCGTAGAGCGAAACGCCGTGCCGATGCGTGTATTGGGTTGAGGGagtcacgtgaccgatacagttacCGTATCGGTCACGTGACATGTATCTCTGGCGCgccaaactgtgtttataaaGAAGCGCATACGTCAACGGGATTCATCTACCAAAAACAATTTCTGAACATTTACCAACGACTTACAAATTCCTCAGGAATTATGGAGCCGCCTCCAGCAAAAAGAAAGGTTTCCGCCGTGTGGGATCATTTTGACCTTCTGTCGGAAAATAAG ACCATCAAACAAATGGTGGCCAAAAAGTacgaggaggaaaaggaacgaGTCAAAATGGAAGTACAGCAAGCTGTGGCA ACAACCTTTGGCAAGACTTCGACATTGAAGTGGGCAGGCAGACTACAAGTGCCACAGCTGATGCCATCCAGGAGGTTCAGCGGTACCTGGCAGAGGGCAATATTGCTAGGTCACAGGATCCATTGA
- the LOC114844398 gene encoding E3 SUMO-protein ligase ZBED1-like isoform X1: MGPATPMRQRMRQVRRAKRRADACIGLRESRDRYSYRIGHVTCISGAPNCVYKEAHTSTGFIYQKQFLNIYQRLTNSSGIMEPPPAKRKVSAVWDHFDLLSENKTIKQMVAKKYEEEKERVKMEVQQAVAVSITADMWTSVNMEAYLALTCHYINENLQLCTSVLGVKYFPQSHTADNLAQVKRGMMEDWAITNKVKCFVTDAAPNMIASTRQLQIRHSICIAHSLNLLVRKSCDQVPTLTSIRHKARNIVTYFRSSTTAKEKLAQVQQQMGRPTLKLINEVPTRWNSTYEMLSRLHDEREPVWVSLASLNTVLTPLTADEYTIIGETLLVLAPFHQATVELSEERRVSGSKVIPMMKMLYFALERSALTLHTQAAIHLHEHLKHRVTDTASNLESLSVMTLATLLDPRFKSLGFRSSSKFNEAVTRLRSECASVIGRTNEPQPGPSSQQLSAPTSGMLFSIICMLFFGNHVLKCHFFSDNLWQDFDIEVGRQTTSATADAIQEVQRYLAEGNIARSQDPLKYWDNHKSLYPNLFNLALQFLCTPASSVPCERVFSAAGEIVSKKRNRLNFKTLEKLIFLNKNL; encoded by the exons ATGGGTCCCGCAACACCGATGCGCCAGCGCATGCGTCAAGTTCGTAGAGCGAAACGCCGTGCCGATGCGTGTATTGGGTTGAGGGagtcacgtgaccgatacagttacCGTATCGGTCACGTGACATGTATCTCTGGCGCgccaaactgtgtttataaaGAAGCGCATACGTCAACGGGATTCATCTACCAAAAACAATTTCTGAACATTTACCAACGACTTACAAATTCCTCAGGAATTATGGAGCCGCCTCCAGCAAAAAGAAAGGTTTCCGCCGTGTGGGATCATTTTGACCTTCTGTCGGAAAATAAG ACCATCAAACAAATGGTGGCCAAAAAGTacgaggaggaaaaggaacgaGTCAAAATGGAAGTACAGCAAGCTGTGGCAGTGAGTATAACAGCTGACATGTGGACATCTGTGAACATGGAGGCTTACTTGGCTCTTACCTGTCACTACATAAATGAGAATTTGCAGTTGTGTACATCTGTGTTGGGAGTGAAATACTTTCCACAAAGTCACACTGCTGACAATTTGGCCCAAGTCAAAAGGGGCATGATGGAGGACTGGGCCATAACcaataaagtaaaatgttttgtgaCAGACGCAGCACCAAACATGATTGCATCCACTAGACAGCTCCAAATTCGGCACTCAATTTGCATTGCACATAGTCTAAATTTATTAGTTCGAAAATCATGTGATCAGGTCCCCACACTTACATCCATCAGACACAAAGCTAGGAACATTGTCACATATTTCAGATCAAGCACTACAGCCAAGGAGAAGCTTGCTCAAGTGCAGCAACAGATGGGACGACCAACGCTGAAACTCATCAATGAGGTGCCAACACGCTGGAACAGTACATATGAAATGCTGTCAAGGCTACATGATGAGCGGGAACCAGTGTGGGTATCTCTGGCCTCTCTAAATACAGTTTTGACTCCACTTACAGCTGATGAGTATACCATCATAGGAGAAACACTTCTTGTGCTTGCTCCTTTCCATCAAGCTACAGTGGAGTTGTCTGAAGAGAGGCGAgtctcagggtcaaaggtcattccGATGATGAAAATGCTCTATTTTGCACTAGAGCGTAGTGCTTTGACcttgcacacacaggcagccatCCACCTACACGAACACCTGAAGCATCGAGTCACAGACACTGCTTCCAATCTGGAGTCATTAAGTGTGATGACCctagcaacacttctagaccccagatttaaatcactcgggttccgcagttcctcaaAGTTCAATGAGGCCGTCACTAGACTGCGGTCAGAATGTGCGTCTGTTATTGGACGTACAAATGAGCCCCAGCCAGGACCGTcttcacagcagctgtctgcacccacttcaggcatgttattcagcattatttgtatgttgttttttgGAAATCATGTGCTAAAATGCCACTTTTTTTCAGACAACCTTTGGCAAGACTTCGACATTGAAGTGGGCAGGCAGACTACAAGTGCCACAGCTGATGCCATCCAGGAGGTTCAGCGGTACCTGGCAGAGGGCAATATTGCTAGGTCACAGGATCCATTGAAATACTGGGACAACCACAAATCTTTATACCCAAACCTGTTTAACCTTGCACTGCAGTTTCTCTGCACTCCAGCCTCATCGGTCCCTTGTGAGCgagtgttttctgcagctggagaaataGTCTCAAAAAAGCGTAACAGACTTAATTTTAAAACTTTggaaaaacttatttttttgaataaaaatctgtaa
- the LOC114844417 gene encoding histone H4 — MSGRGKGGKGLGKGGAKRHRKVLRDNIQGITKPAIRRLARRGGVKRISGLIYEETRGVLKVFLENVIRDAVTYTEHAKRKTVTAMDVVYALKRQGRTLYGFGS; from the coding sequence ATGAGTGGACGAGGCAAAGGCGGCAAGGGGCTTGGTAAAGGAGGCGCCAAGCGTCACCGTAAAGTTCTACGTGACAACATCCAGGGTATAACTAAGCCCGCCATCCGTCGTCTGGCTCGCCGTGGTGGAGTCAAGCGCATCTCTGGTCTCATCTACGAGGAGACTCGCGGCGTGTTGAAGGTTTTCCTGGAGAACGTGATCCGTGACGCAGTCACTTACACCGAACACGCCAAGAGGAAGACTGTGACCGCCATGGATGTGGTCTACGCCTTGAAGAGGCAGGGACGTACTCTGTATGGCTTCGGAAGTTAA
- the LOC114844398 gene encoding E3 SUMO-protein ligase ZBED1-like isoform X2 has translation MGPATPMRQRMRQVRRAKRRADACIGLRESRDRYSYRIGHVTCISGAPNCVYKEAHTSTGFIYQKQFLNIYQRLTNSSGIMEPPPAKRKVSAVWDHFDLLSENKTIKQMVAKKYEEEKERVKMEVQQAVAVSITADMWTSVNMEAYLALTCHYINENLQLCTSVLGVKYFPQSHTADNLAQVKRGMMEDWAITNKVKCFVTDAAPNMIASTRQLQIRHSICIAHSLNLLVRKSCDQVPTLTSIRHKARNIVTYFRSSTTAKEKLAQVQQQMGRPTLKLINEVPTRWNSTYEMLSRLHDEREPVWVSLASLNTVLTPLTADEYTIIGETLLVLAPFHQATVELSEERRVSGSKVIPMMKMLYFALERSALTLHTQAAIHLHEHLKHRVTDTASNLESLSVMTLATLLDPRFKSLGFRSSSKFNEAVTRLRSECASVIGRTNEPQPGPSSQQLSAPTSDNLWQDFDIEVGRQTTSATADAIQEVQRYLAEGNIARSQDPLKYWDNHKSLYPNLFNLALQFLCTPASSVPCERVFSAAGEIVSKKRNRLNFKTLEKLIFLNKNL, from the exons ATGGGTCCCGCAACACCGATGCGCCAGCGCATGCGTCAAGTTCGTAGAGCGAAACGCCGTGCCGATGCGTGTATTGGGTTGAGGGagtcacgtgaccgatacagttacCGTATCGGTCACGTGACATGTATCTCTGGCGCgccaaactgtgtttataaaGAAGCGCATACGTCAACGGGATTCATCTACCAAAAACAATTTCTGAACATTTACCAACGACTTACAAATTCCTCAGGAATTATGGAGCCGCCTCCAGCAAAAAGAAAGGTTTCCGCCGTGTGGGATCATTTTGACCTTCTGTCGGAAAATAAG ACCATCAAACAAATGGTGGCCAAAAAGTacgaggaggaaaaggaacgaGTCAAAATGGAAGTACAGCAAGCTGTGGCAGTGAGTATAACAGCTGACATGTGGACATCTGTGAACATGGAGGCTTACTTGGCTCTTACCTGTCACTACATAAATGAGAATTTGCAGTTGTGTACATCTGTGTTGGGAGTGAAATACTTTCCACAAAGTCACACTGCTGACAATTTGGCCCAAGTCAAAAGGGGCATGATGGAGGACTGGGCCATAACcaataaagtaaaatgttttgtgaCAGACGCAGCACCAAACATGATTGCATCCACTAGACAGCTCCAAATTCGGCACTCAATTTGCATTGCACATAGTCTAAATTTATTAGTTCGAAAATCATGTGATCAGGTCCCCACACTTACATCCATCAGACACAAAGCTAGGAACATTGTCACATATTTCAGATCAAGCACTACAGCCAAGGAGAAGCTTGCTCAAGTGCAGCAACAGATGGGACGACCAACGCTGAAACTCATCAATGAGGTGCCAACACGCTGGAACAGTACATATGAAATGCTGTCAAGGCTACATGATGAGCGGGAACCAGTGTGGGTATCTCTGGCCTCTCTAAATACAGTTTTGACTCCACTTACAGCTGATGAGTATACCATCATAGGAGAAACACTTCTTGTGCTTGCTCCTTTCCATCAAGCTACAGTGGAGTTGTCTGAAGAGAGGCGAgtctcagggtcaaaggtcattccGATGATGAAAATGCTCTATTTTGCACTAGAGCGTAGTGCTTTGACcttgcacacacaggcagccatCCACCTACACGAACACCTGAAGCATCGAGTCACAGACACTGCTTCCAATCTGGAGTCATTAAGTGTGATGACCctagcaacacttctagaccccagatttaaatcactcgggttccgcagttcctcaaAGTTCAATGAGGCCGTCACTAGACTGCGGTCAGAATGTGCGTCTGTTATTGGACGTACAAATGAGCCCCAGCCAGGACCGTcttcacagcagctgtctgcacccacttcag ACAACCTTTGGCAAGACTTCGACATTGAAGTGGGCAGGCAGACTACAAGTGCCACAGCTGATGCCATCCAGGAGGTTCAGCGGTACCTGGCAGAGGGCAATATTGCTAGGTCACAGGATCCATTGAAATACTGGGACAACCACAAATCTTTATACCCAAACCTGTTTAACCTTGCACTGCAGTTTCTCTGCACTCCAGCCTCATCGGTCCCTTGTGAGCgagtgttttctgcagctggagaaataGTCTCAAAAAAGCGTAACAGACTTAATTTTAAAACTTTggaaaaacttatttttttgaataaaaatctgtaa
- the LOC129603345 gene encoding uncharacterized protein LOC129603345 isoform X2 yields MDVSQMIIAFLVLKMNLQPISMKVLPNPNGCPSCPEGYFLKENCTITPDMKVGIRCAMCTNCSALDQETLTACSKTVDSVCGPKTKSLPPNMTLTGAENNATDFAPDQWIVPCIIVASLVLIILLSLFLILLPCWVPHQNKSEGLDLA; encoded by the exons ATGGACGTATCACAG ATGATCATTGCATTTCTGGTGCTGAAGATGAACCTTCAACCTATCAGCATGAAAGTTCTGCCAAACCCCAATGGATGTCCATCATGTCCTGAAG GTTACTTCCTGAAGGAAAACTGCACCATAACCCCTGACATGAAGGTGGGAATCCGCTGTGCTATGTGCACAAACTGCTCAG CACTGGATCAGGAAACTCTGACAGCGTGTTCTAAGACTGTAGACTCTGTGTGTGGACCCAAGACAAAAAGCCTCCCACCAAACATGACCCTGACCGGAGCAGAAAATAACGCAACAG ACTTTGCTCCTGACCAGTGGATTGTCCCTTGTATAAT agTTGCTTCTCTGGTCTTAATCATCCTGCTCAGTTTGTTTCTCATCCTGTTGCCTTGCTGGGTTCCACATCAGAACAAATCAGAAG GTCTGGATTTAGCCTGA
- the LOC114844408 gene encoding histone H2A-like, translating to MSGRGKTGGKARAKAKTRSSRAGLQFPVGRVHRLLRKGNYAERVGAGAPVYLAAVLEYLTAEILELAGNAARDNKKTRIIPRHLQLAVRNDEELNKLLGGVTIAQGGVLPNIQAVLLPKKTEKPAGKAK from the coding sequence ATGTCTGGCCGCGGAAAAACTGGAGGAAAAGCCAGAGCTAAGGCTAAGACCCGTTCGTCTAGAGCTGGACTCCAGTTCCCCGTGGGTCGTGTTCACAGGCTGCTGCGAAAAGGAAACTATGCGGAGCGCGTCGGTGCCGGAGCTCCGGTCTACCTGGCGGCTGTTCTAGAGTATCTGACTGCTGAGATCCTGGAGTTGGCTGGAAACGCTGCCCGTGACAACAAGAAGACCAGGATCATTCCCCGCCACTTGCAGCTAGCTGTCCGCAACGACGAGGAGCTCAATAAACTACTGGGTGGAGTCACCATCGCCCAGGGCGGCGTCCTGCCCAACATTCAGGCGGTGCTGCTGCCCAAGAAGACCGAGAAACCCGCAGGGAAGGCAAAGTAA
- the LOC114844861 gene encoding histone H3, with protein sequence MARTKQTARKSTGGKAPRKQLATKAARKSAPATGGVKKPHRYRPGTVALREIRRYQKSTELLIRKLPFQRLVREIAQDFKTDLRFQSSAVMALQEASEAYLVGLFEDTNLCAIHAKRVTIMPKDIQLARRIRGERA encoded by the coding sequence ATGGCCCGTACCAAACAAACTGCGCGTAAGTCCACTGGAGGCAAAGCGCCCAGGAAGCAGCTGGCAACAAAGGCTGCCCGTAAGAGCGCGCCAGCCACTGGCGGCGTCAAGAAGCCTCATCGCTACAGGCCCGGTACCGTGGCTCTCCGAGAGATCCGTCGCTACCAGAAATCCACCGAGCTGCTGATCCGTAAACTGCCCTTCCAGCGCCTGGTCAGGGAGATCGCCCAGGACTTCAAGACCGACCTGCGCTTCCAGAGCTCTGCCGTcatggctctgcaggaggccagcgAGGCTTATCTGGTCGGTCTGTTCGAGGACACCAACCTGTGCGCCATCCACGCCAAGAGGGTCACCATCATGCCCAAAGACATCCAGCTCGCCCGGCGCATCCGCGGGGAGAGGGCTTAA
- the LOC114844404 gene encoding histone H3: MARTKQTARKSTGGKAPRKQLATKAARKSAPATGGVKKPHRYRPGTVALREIRRYQKSTELLIRKLPFQRLVREIAQDFKTDLRFQSSAVMALQEASEAYLVGLFEDTNLCAIHAKRVTIMPKDIQLARRIRGERA, translated from the coding sequence ATGGCCCGTACCAAACAAACTGCGCGTAAGTCCACTGGAGGCAAAGCGCCCAGGAAGCAGCTGGCAACCAAGGCTGCCCGTAAGAGCGCGCCAGCCACTGGCGGCGTCAAGAAGCCTCATCGCTACAGGCCCGGTACCGTGGCTCTCCGAGAGATCCGTCGCTACCAGAAATCCACCGAGCTGCTGATCCGTAAACTGCCCTTCCAGCGCCTGGTCAGGGAGATCGCCCAGGATTTCAAGACCGACCTGCGCTTCCAGAGCTCTGCCGTcatggctctgcaggaggccagcgAGGCTTATCTGGTCGGTCTGTTCGAGGACACCAACCTGTGCGCCATCCACGCCAAGAGGGTCACCATCATGCCCAAAGACATCCAGCTGGCCCGGCGCATCCGCGGGGAGAGGGCTTAA
- the LOC114844409 gene encoding histone H2A-like produces MSGRGKTGGKARAKAKTRSSRAGLQFPVGRVHRLLRKGNYAERVGAGAPVYLAAVLEYLTAEILELAGNAARDNKKTRIIPRHLQLAVRNDEELNKLLGGVTIAQGGVLPNIQAVLLPKKTEKPAGKAK; encoded by the coding sequence ATGTCTGGCCGCGGAAAAACTGGAGGAAAAGCCAGAGCCAAGGCTAAGACCCGTTCGTCTAGAGCTGGACTCCAGTTCCCTGTGGGTcgtgtccacaggctgctgcgcaAAGGCAACTATGCGGAGCGCGTCGGTGCCGGAGCTCCCGTCTACTTGGCGGCTGTTCTAGAGTATCTGACTGCTGAGATCCTGGAGTTGGCTGGAAACGCTGCCCGTGACAACAAGAAGACCAGGATCATTCCCCGCCACTTGCAGCTAGCTGTCCGCAACGACGAGGAGCTCAATAAACTACTGGGTGGAGTCACCATCGCCCAGGGCGGCGTCCTGCCCAACATCCAGGCAGTGCTGCTGCCCAAGAAGACCGAGAAACCCGCAGGGAAGGCAAAGTAA
- the LOC114844420 gene encoding histone H2A-like has protein sequence MSGRGKTGGKARAKAKTRSSRAGLQFPVGRVHRLLRKGNYAERVGAGAPVYLAAVLEYLTAEILELAGNAARDNKKTRIIPRHLQLAVRNDEELNKLLGGVTIAQGGVLPNIQAVLLPKKTEKPAGKAK, from the coding sequence ATGTCTGGCCGCGGAAAAACTGGAGGAAAAGCCAGAGCTAAGGCTAAGACCCGTTCGTCTAGAGCTGGACTCCAGTTCCCCGTGGGTcgtgtccacaggctgctgcgcaAAGGCAACTATGCGGAGCGCGTCGGTGCCGGAGCTCCCGTGTACTTGGCGGCTGTTCTAGAGTATTTGACCGCTGAGATCTTGGAGTTGGCTGGAAACGCTGCCCGTGACAACAAGAAGACCAGGATCATCCCCCGCCACCTACAGTTAGCTGTTCGCAACGACGAGGAGCTCAACAAACTGCTGGGCGGAGTCACCATCGCCCAGGGCGGCGTCCTGCCCAACATCCAGGCGGTGCTGCTGCCCAAGAAGACCGAGAAACCCGCAGGGAAGGCAAAGTAA
- the LOC114844398 gene encoding E3 SUMO-protein ligase ZBED1-like isoform X3 has protein sequence MVAKKYEEEKERVKMEVQQAVAVSITADMWTSVNMEAYLALTCHYINENLQLCTSVLGVKYFPQSHTADNLAQVKRGMMEDWAITNKVKCFVTDAAPNMIASTRQLQIRHSICIAHSLNLLVRKSCDQVPTLTSIRHKARNIVTYFRSSTTAKEKLAQVQQQMGRPTLKLINEVPTRWNSTYEMLSRLHDEREPVWVSLASLNTVLTPLTADEYTIIGETLLVLAPFHQATVELSEERRVSGSKVIPMMKMLYFALERSALTLHTQAAIHLHEHLKHRVTDTASNLESLSVMTLATLLDPRFKSLGFRSSSKFNEAVTRLRSECASVIGRTNEPQPGPSSQQLSAPTSGMLFSIICMLFFGNHVLKCHFFSDNLWQDFDIEVGRQTTSATADAIQEVQRYLAEGNIARSQDPLKYWDNHKSLYPNLFNLALQFLCTPASSVPCERVFSAAGEIVSKKRNRLNFKTLEKLIFLNKNL, from the coding sequence ATGGTGGCCAAAAAGTacgaggaggaaaaggaacgaGTCAAAATGGAAGTACAGCAAGCTGTGGCAGTGAGTATAACAGCTGACATGTGGACATCTGTGAACATGGAGGCTTACTTGGCTCTTACCTGTCACTACATAAATGAGAATTTGCAGTTGTGTACATCTGTGTTGGGAGTGAAATACTTTCCACAAAGTCACACTGCTGACAATTTGGCCCAAGTCAAAAGGGGCATGATGGAGGACTGGGCCATAACcaataaagtaaaatgttttgtgaCAGACGCAGCACCAAACATGATTGCATCCACTAGACAGCTCCAAATTCGGCACTCAATTTGCATTGCACATAGTCTAAATTTATTAGTTCGAAAATCATGTGATCAGGTCCCCACACTTACATCCATCAGACACAAAGCTAGGAACATTGTCACATATTTCAGATCAAGCACTACAGCCAAGGAGAAGCTTGCTCAAGTGCAGCAACAGATGGGACGACCAACGCTGAAACTCATCAATGAGGTGCCAACACGCTGGAACAGTACATATGAAATGCTGTCAAGGCTACATGATGAGCGGGAACCAGTGTGGGTATCTCTGGCCTCTCTAAATACAGTTTTGACTCCACTTACAGCTGATGAGTATACCATCATAGGAGAAACACTTCTTGTGCTTGCTCCTTTCCATCAAGCTACAGTGGAGTTGTCTGAAGAGAGGCGAgtctcagggtcaaaggtcattccGATGATGAAAATGCTCTATTTTGCACTAGAGCGTAGTGCTTTGACcttgcacacacaggcagccatCCACCTACACGAACACCTGAAGCATCGAGTCACAGACACTGCTTCCAATCTGGAGTCATTAAGTGTGATGACCctagcaacacttctagaccccagatttaaatcactcgggttccgcagttcctcaaAGTTCAATGAGGCCGTCACTAGACTGCGGTCAGAATGTGCGTCTGTTATTGGACGTACAAATGAGCCCCAGCCAGGACCGTcttcacagcagctgtctgcacccacttcaggcatgttattcagcattatttgtatgttgttttttgGAAATCATGTGCTAAAATGCCACTTTTTTTCAGACAACCTTTGGCAAGACTTCGACATTGAAGTGGGCAGGCAGACTACAAGTGCCACAGCTGATGCCATCCAGGAGGTTCAGCGGTACCTGGCAGAGGGCAATATTGCTAGGTCACAGGATCCATTGAAATACTGGGACAACCACAAATCTTTATACCCAAACCTGTTTAACCTTGCACTGCAGTTTCTCTGCACTCCAGCCTCATCGGTCCCTTGTGAGCgagtgttttctgcagctggagaaataGTCTCAAAAAAGCGTAACAGACTTAATTTTAAAACTTTggaaaaacttatttttttgaataaaaatctgtaa